The Chaetodon auriga isolate fChaAug3 chromosome 4, fChaAug3.hap1, whole genome shotgun sequence region TTAATATTGACTCAAAGGAGGGGGTGTGTTGTCAGCTTCAGAGTCGCGGTGAGAAGAGCCCTTCTGATTGGTTTTGGCTGAAGCTCCACAGTTGcacagatcagctgtttcctctgaaaGAATATGAGTTGCAATGTCCTAAATGTCGTATTTTCTAAGATCACATCTGAAGAAACAGGACTGGAATGTGTCCAACCGGATCCCTTATTTAGAAGATGGTCTTACTGTCAGATTACATCTTCAGTAAAGGACTTCAGGTAGTCGTCAGCCAGAAAACTTGAGTAAAATAAACTAGATCATTAGGGctactcttaaaaaaaaaaaaaaaagatttcgTAATATAtaggaaaaaaatgtaatgtgagAATAAAGTCAAAATTTTACGTCAGAATTTCTGAGAAAAAGTCATATTacaaaataaagtcattaaGAAGTCATGAGAATAAAGTCATTATTAATTCTTTGAGCAGTTGccttgaaaattaaaaaaaaaaggttcgaTCTGGACCACAACATGTATGTTATGATCAGACTACGCTCACTTACAcgtctgtttcagtgtttctcgGCTGTTTCTACTGTACAGTTATTTTTCATTACAGAATATTTTGACTTTATTCTGAAACtatatttttttcctccacagtggCCCTACTTCACTTTGTTACTCTACTGTAGACTGGACGGGTGAAGTTCCCTCTGGTCTCCAAATTAATGTAAATTTAACTTCATTCACGAATGAAGGTGCTCCAGATGCAATTAAAGAAGCTTACACAAACttccttttttgtatttttcagtcaAACACGTGTGCCATGGGACAAAACCTTGAGTTAAAACaggtgaaagaaaacatgtctgtgttgctgcagttgGAGTGATGTTGTACAACGTTGCACTGACTCCTCCTTTAATTAGCATTGACtgcgtttacatgcacactcacagtCCACTGTTACTTCCAATATGTGGATTTGATACGGATCATGCGAACAGTTTATTGGCCATTAGACCTTAATGTACCATCTTCTGCCACGTGGGATATGTTTATCATTCGGGTTTTAGGAGCATTCTTTGAACATGTATACAGCACATTCAGAATATGCGTCTCTGTTGGGGTTTTACTGCAGTTTGCGACACATGGCCTCCTGCCTGTTTACAGCAAGTCAGCTCTGTGCTTTCTACACAAAGCAAGCAGCCAACAGTTTGCAAAGCCGGAGGAGACATGCATGCTGAAAAGAAaagccctttttctttttgggagAAAGTGACTTTCAAACATTATGAAAGACTGGAATATCAATAAGTTTTTGGATATGTGCAAATATCATAATGCCAACCTTTTCAAGAAGGAATGAAAGAGGGGGCTGAGGGGTGTGCACAGGTGCATGTAAACTGGAATGTTAGTGGATTCATTCTCAGTAGACCTGAACAGTTTAGTAGGAATAAGGGCAAAAAACGATATTTTTGGGGAATTTGACAAATGTGTCTGACTTCGGGTTCATGGGATGAAGTCCAGCAATTTGTTGTGCCGATTAAACTTGGCTTGAGCTGTACAGCAAGTGAACAGTGTGCACTAAATCCAACCTGAAAACCGATCGCTGCAGCCATCTGGTTTCATTGCCCCTTGTGTGCGATCACACCCACATTTGGTTTTTCTCTGTGAACCAGtgcaaaaaataacaaacaaactgaaatactgACCCAGAAGCAGCTAAGTGGTGCAACAGATTGCAGGACGTGCAGTTTGTTAGTGACATGCTGCTTTGTAACGGCGGACATAATGCGCATACATTCAGTCTGAGTGTCACCTTTAGGTTTTCTTTCTGTGACCAAGCTGTCTTCATCAGGAAAACTTAGGACCACGTTACAATATTACTGGAAACGATAAAACACTTTGCTAAAATCACTGAAGCACACATGATGTTCCCTCAGAGAAGTGAACTCTGATCaatgacatcacatcacattccagctgtttttttatgttgctgTATTTTAAGCCCTCTTCTTTGTCTGACAGGACTGATGGGACATGGGGACAGTGGGCTGTTGGTGTGTTTCAGTAGGACGGGGCTGGGAAAccaaaatcaaagaaatgacaaatatgtgtactgtacagctttgtgtgtgtgtgtgtgtgtgtggatggcgGATGTTGTGCAGGGCTGGAGGATTGATAATAAACTTAAATAGGTGGAATGTAGTCgctcttttctctttaaatgGATCTCAGACCATCAGGAAGTCTGACCTCTGCGTCATCGGTTCACTGTCAGATTAAAGTTATCTGGCtcctttttcagtgttttcctttaatGTTGAGCACTTTGATAAGGTACGATaaagctttattgatcccagtgAATGGCCTTATCAGACTATAAATTCAGCCCTGATCgtaagcagcagagcagcttgttCTGGTGTGATGTGCAGAGATTTAGACTCCTGACACCTGTGGCATCAGCTCAacacaatggaggtgaatggaattgtAACTGTCCTGCTGAAGCTACTGAAAACTACCAAACTGGCTCACAGTCCAATGTGTAATGACAGAATCCTGTTTAGTTGAAGCAACCCCAGAGGAAATGGGTACAGTTGGTGTTGTTTTCAGTGCCTCCACCTTACTCTCCTGGGGTCAGATTCATGCACTGCTgtctcccacaatgcactttTTGATATGACCACTAAAGGGCACCAAAGGAAAGGAAATTTACTTAAAGGCAACACGTGAGGCCTTTGAAGTTGCACTGAACAATATTATGTGAAGACTGGATCAAATGTGTGATACAGGTGATCCATCCACAGAAAGTACCACCTGACTGTAGTTCACCTCCGCTCTACACACCGTGTTCGAGTCCTTTAAAGGTAACACACCACTGTATGCAGCAATGAACctgcaaagacagcaaagaggaACACTGCTCCAACGTTAACGTGGTTGTAAACAATGCAAAATTTCAAATGCTGAAGAAGTTTCTCTGGAGTGTGATGTTCAAGGAACTCCAACaggtagaaaaacagaaatgaggcATCTGTTGGTGAGGTTTTCTAATATTGAAATTAGCAGATATCCTGAATTTGACTGACataactgtacacacacaccctctgtcaGTACAGTGTATTACATTAATAGTGTACGTATATATAGTGTACTGTGTAGCCACATCAAAGCCCACCTGTCTGAGTGTAATGTAAGAATGAGGCACTACAAAAGGTTTGAGAGGAAAGACAAAGCATCAGCTCAGCACAGACGAGTCATTCTGTCACACGTCTGAAGAACGAAGGCGGCATTGAAACGCTTCATGTGCATCGTTTATTGCATGATTAACAAAACAGGCCAGACCTTTGAGGTGTTTCTGCTCCCTTCATTGTACAGCAAATATACATACAAGCCTCGGAATGCTGCTCAAATGAAATGCAACGTGACGGAAGGTCAAatcaatttcaaagtaaaaacagaaaagaaaaacagttttagTAATTAGAATGATTAAGAAATAAACTCACAGTGTcttcaaaaaaaacaatctaaacactttatgtgtgcatatgtttacagtttactgcaacaggaaaaaagattaaaatcaAAAATTAGGAATGTTGGAAAAAAAGGTGGAAATAATTCTGGAAAATTCAATCAGATGCCTCTACAACTTGTTTTATCTGGTACGAAAAGACCAGAACAAAACGGTCTTTCtgatcattaaaaatgtaaaggcaattcataaaaatcaaaataataaataaataaaaacaaaagtggaCGTCTGAATGTCTCAGACAATCGTGGAATGTCCTGCGGTCTCATTAGGACCAGACTTCAGTGTGAAACATGCTCAGTTCATCATCATGCTAACAGCTTCAAAGCATACAAGCTCTGTCCAGTATTCAGCAACAACACGCAGGACAGTGTTTGACATCATTTGATTGGCAAACGTGACATTAAAGTCTGAATGGAGACAAGGAAATGCAAAGGCTGCGCTAAGCTTCACGGATCCAAGCAGAGCAAAGTCTTCAATATCCAGTTCATGACAATCACTGGAGCTAGTGTCATGGCACTGTCTAATGTTAGACCATTTCAGGTGAGCAGTGTGTTCAGGTGAGCTCTGCTGGCTGCCAAAATCACCCAGTTTCTCAATCACAGGCTCAGGACCTGAGGTTGGATCTCTCCATGTGAAAGCGGGGCCATCGATGATACTTGGTTGACTGAAGTCTGCGACCATGCAAGCAGCTCTGGTTGTCCTTAGCTGCAGCACTGATTTGACTGaaatgctaaagttagcatgctgacatgctcacaatgacaatgctaacatgctgatgtttagcaggtgtaatatTTACCATGATGGCGCTTGATGAAGAAACACAACCTCACAAAAGTCAGTCAGATTTGGGGGATCCAAACAGAGAGCCGACCAGAAAAGGTTGAGAAACTGTGAAATATTGAGTTCCAGTGGATGCTGAAGCTCGAGCACTGCTTGCttccaaaaacataaaaatactggCTGCCTTATTGATTACGTAAGAATTTAGGTAGTCAAAAAAACAGTGCAACCAAATCAGTATAAAACCTGAAGGTGTAATAACAAACTGTCTTGCAGGTTAGCCATGACTGTGCAGCATGAACGCAGGAAACGTAATGCGCTAAGCGAGGGCTGAACACTGTCAGGTTCATctcaacacaaaataaaaagcaacaacaaaggACAGGTGGAACCTACGGAAATAAAATGAGAGGAAACTGATGGAATGTTGGGTCAGAAAAACCTGAATGACAGAAGAGCTGAGCTTGTACCCTCAACAACAGCACGAATTCCAGTCCAGGAATGAACAGAGAAGCTGTCCAACTATGAGTCAACTCCAGTAAAACCACCCGACTCATGCAGACGTGTTGATGTTAAACAAGCGCTCCCATGTGACATCTGTCACTTCCaaccaaaaccaccacaaaCCTCAACGTACTGCTTAACACTGCGGATGAATTCTATGTCAGCCTACCTGCTGTGTACCAGAGCTACAGCTTAGTTCACATGAAAATACAGTTAATCAGAGAATGATTAATAATAAAATCTAGCATCACATTCACTGTCTCCTCACTGTTCATTAGTAACAACTCAACTGACTCTCCTAAATTAGAAGCCGCTCAGACTTCACAGCTGTACCCATCAGGAAGTGTGGTGTAGACTCTAATAATCCAGTGCACGTGGCAGGTCTGCACAGCTTCATTCCAGACCATGTTCAACATTATGAGCCCCTTCAAAAGCTGTTTACTGTATCCcagtctgctgctcctcttaAGTGAACGCTTGttctttttgttatttaataAAGGGAAAACAGACTGAAGTCACTGTAGCTGCACCACTGTCAAATGTTTGGGTTTCAGCAGTTGCAGTGTTGAATGGTACTGCGGCAAGTTTAGTtctcagagcagaaaaaaaggccaggcacaaacacaaatacagtcaCGCCTGGACTTTTTCTCTCATGGGGGGGTGGAGGGACAATATGATCCACAGCGACATCAGTCCTGTTCTGATTCATGagttaaccaaaaaaaaaaaaaacactttgaagaggagagggaagaagagcCACGAGCTCCATCCACAAGTCCAGGGAGAGACACAAACCATCTTATTTGTCCTTCTTGGATTCGACCTCCTGGCCATGGGCGGGGGCTTCCTGCTGCTCGGGCTCCTCCTCCTCGGGGACTGGTGGGAACTGGGATTGGCCGACCTTGTCTCCTTTGGTCTTGTTGAGCTTCTTGGATTTCTGGTAGAGTTCATTCAGGTTGAACTCTCGGATGATGTTCTCCTGGTGGCGAGTGACAGACATCTTACTGACATGAacttatttgcattttacagtttaaatgCAAGAAAACCCACAATGACCCAAGATGTTTAGTCGCTGCATCCAAACACAGTCACTGCAACTGCAGGTGTGCTCAATGAATGATGTCCTGATGACAAAGGACCTTTATTTACAGTGGACAGTGTGCaggtctgtgcgtgtgtgtgtgtgtgtatgtgtgtgtggcacgaTTGTGTATGTACTCATGTGAGCTGGGATGAGTGTAgatgttcatgtgtgttcatgtctgcGTGTGGTTCAATGTGAACTGGGACACTCCAGACCCTTTGCCAGATAAAACACACGCTGtaagtgtttttgtgctgtaacACAAAGCCACATTCTTTCTCCTTAAATGGAAACTCAGAATTGAGCACTGCGAGACGTTGAGCTGCTGACTCCTGATAAGCCTAAGTTGGACCCTTGAAGCTCATCTGATACACATATGAACTGGATTCAGGCGAAAGTACAGCACCAGCTTATAAAGGGATAAATAAAAGTATATAGGAGATCTAGGAGTTGAGATGGAATGATGCAAACACCACCTATCATGCAGCCAGATGATGGAGGTACAGCACAAAAATTACACACACCAAGAAGGAAACTTCTGGGTTTCCTATAAGCAGCAGCTGTAAACTGCTCTAAACCAGTCACATGACATCTACCTTGGGATCTGGGACATGTCGCTCTGTGCTGTCTGACATTGTGCAGACAAAATGACACTAGTGCTGTTATGGTATGAAGCCTGTATACTTATTAGAACTGACCATAATGTGTCCATGGTGTCGAGCTTTGAAAAGTTGGcaagaaacactgacagattcTTAGGCTGCTTTACTTATTCTTTGATTTCAATAGAGACTTTTCTAACTTTAGACTACAGCCCAGCTCCAAGAGAgttgagacgctgtgtaaaacaaataaaaacgatgcaatgatttgcaaatccttttcGAAATATATATTCAAGTGAATACAAGGCCAAGACAAGATATCTACTGttcaatctttctttctttctctggaaACACACTCTCATCTTGAACTTGAGACAGGTGGAGGGCTctgctgttgtcactgtgtTGGTTAACTGTCTCGTTCAGAGAAGCTTTCAGTTTGTGAGCTGCTCTGAGCTAAGGCGCATTAACTACAACTCcaactgtgaaaaatgtcagtAACACAATTAATACTTCTAAAGCAATATTCAGTTGAAAACTGTAAAAGACAAGAAGCACTGCATAAAAAActgacagcactgtgtgtgtggacacacacacagacagacaaacagactgtCCAGTCTGACCTCAGTGAAGCTCCAGGACACTGCTCTGCCCTTCTTGTCCACCTGGGGGCGCCGCAtcacctccttccctccctgaAACAACACCAAGGATGGGAGCTGTTTGGACAGTGGAGACGTGGACACCTTGTACCTACAGGACAGAATTAAACCCATATGAGACAACATGTCCACATTTCCAGTTGGTCCTCTCTGAACACTTGAAGAGGCAAATTTCTTGAGGACAAAAGTAAATGTCTTACTTCTTGGAAACCTCTCCATAACGTCCAATGTCCACTTTGCCAAACTTGAGGCCGGCACAGTTAtacctgaaacacaaagcacttGAAGTTCTCTTGTTCTTGTAACTGAGTGCACGTGGTGCCTTCACTGAGTGGGTGGATGGAGTCTTACTTGAGAGACAGATCGGCATAGACGGAAGCAAAGGACTGGCACTCTGGAGACCAGTTGGCAAAAAATTCAACGATCCATGTGACACGAGTGTCTCTGTCCAGCTCATCCTGCAtgcgcacgcgcgcgcgcacacacacacacacacacacacacacacacacacacacacacacacacacacacacagagttttgatttgtcactgaaaacaaagtgcaCAGATCTTCGCTCCTCATAATGAACTAACTGCTACTGTGAATTCTACCAGTTTGACTCACGTCAATGGTTTTGTCGCTGAAGTATTTGATGTACTCTGGTCCCATGTAAAGAGGAGGTTTACAGGtcatcaaaaacactgaaacacacaaagaacagaagaagaggtTAACATGAGGACTACATGAGACAATACCTGCAGAGCTAGTACTGAAACGATGACAGACATGGTCACACATTTGATCAGTTATTTCTAAAGCAAAAATACCTCAGATTCTTTGGTTCCACATTCTGCAGTctgaacatttgctgcttttctttgtgtttttcactgtacAGAAAAGTgaaacctgtttgttttctttgtttttagttgttggacacagacagacagagaagcgATGTGAAGGTGTGGTGGGCACCTCACAGACTGTTACTTCAAACAGTAATCACCTGATTaatcaataacaaaataatgatCTTCTCTGTGTGATAGGATGCCGAAATGGATACAGATATCTGGGGGCTGATGCAACAAGTCTCACCTATCAGAAATATTTGGATTGTACTATGTTCACAAATaatattttacttttgataAATGTCCACTTAAATGTCCATGTCCTCTCACTTTTAAGTATTTACTCTGATCTCCGAAAGAGGGTCTGAGTGTTCCATCTTCAAGCAGACATCTACCACGAAAGCAAAGGCTCTATTCTTCAAATCTGGATAAGCTTGATTTTCAGCTTGATTTCATTGGTTTTTATGTTTCTGACAGATTTTGCTCACTCTTCTCACAGGCAGAATGTGTTTAGGGCGTATCTCAGCTCTAAGTCAACgacagtgcagctgcagtgaatCCTATAACAAATCAAACCTTTAAGTGCATTTGAAGAACCACGTCAGGATTAACAGGATCTTTTCATCTGGTGAACATCATGCTAGCCTGGATtagcatttcaaacaaaaacccCTATGCAGACCAAAGCAGCAACGTGTTCGTCGGTCTCTCAATATTTGGGACTTCCCTGCCCTGTCTGTCGCTTCCAGCTCCAaggcgtgtgtgttcatggtaatgaaggaacttgtcacacagtgcaacagtgtgtcactggtgtgtttttaatgggtTTTgcacaacaatggagctctatggcacaggAATAAGACAAGCTCTGGGTACATACTAAATACTTGTTACCAGGatacattcattgttggttttggtctttcaagtggatttgttgacagcaagACAAATAATTAATGTCACCAGACTTTAGGCCACGTctgcctattttttttttagattcatCACACAGGAAACTGAAGAGTCAGCTGATGTACGTATGCAATAGTAAAGGCTGGACTGACCTATGCAGAGTGTCAGGTAGAGCAGTCCCATCCTGATGTCCAGTCTGAAGAACAGGATGACATTGGCCACTTTGCTGAACAGGATGATGTTGCCCACATGCTGCTCCACAGttactgacacaaacacataaaaatttCATTACAAAAATCATTTCAATTAGGAGACTGTCGATATGTGCTAACTGAACATGACAATGGCTCATATTCAGTAAAATGCACTATTTCAAGCCTGAAACACGGAAAGAAATTCCATGACATCTAATGAGTTtcttttaaatttttttttcttacgaTTTTCCACTGAAAAAACAGCTATTATGATTAACAATCTGGCAGGCAGAAGATGACACTTACAGAAAGATATCTGACATTTTAAGAATGATGTTTGGTCATTAACGTTGGTTTAATCTTGTATCATTACACTCTCCTAACTACCTTTATGTAGGTCATGGTTCGAGGTCGTACCATTATCACCCATACATCAGATTGTCAAATGACATGCCATCATATTGCTgctgagaaaaaatataaaagaagGCATTTACTCACTCGCTCGTCTGTTCTTCATCATGACGATGGCGCTGAGGAACATGAGGatctccacctctctctgaGAAGGCAAACATGACATGTCTTCACTGTGGCCTGCCACGTTAACCAGTCTGTTCATTTTAGTGTCAGAGTGTCAAAAACAAGACATATCCTCAAGAGCATTTAGGTCACGGTGGGAGACCATGATCAGACTACCTGGTAAAACTTAAACATGATACACATGAATCTCCCATAAAACCAGACCTGCGGACACTTTGCAGCAGCATAACTGTATAATGTGCCAGCAGGGGACAGAGAGCATGGAGACAGTGTCAACCAATAATGGTAAAAGGTAATCTTCTTGTAAATTTATTCAGTACAACTGCATGAACGCAGTATAATTTTATATCAGTTGTGTGTAATGTGCTTTCAACAAACACATATGGTGCAGGATGCTTGCAATGAAACCCTGAAAGTTTCAGCAGGTGGGCGCAAGCATGTCCTCTCACAGAGCTTCAACATGAATGATAATACTTCATCTCCAAGCTTCAGTAGCAGCTACTGGAATGTGGAGACCACCGTTGCTGTCCAGTCTACGCTCTGTGGCGACAATGTCACAACAAACTCCATTAAAAATCTAAGAGTTTTAAGCCATTTCGCTTGGCGATTAGTGCTGGAGCCTGAGATTTACGATTCGTAACAGTTTAGGTGGGATCCACGTTTAACGATATATTCGGTAAACAGTCATCACACGATTTGACTTGTTTCTATAAAAATCTTTATTCGTATACTCTCGTGTAACAATGACGGATTCGCCGTGCAATTCTGCAACTGAACGTAACTGATGTTAAAGGACGTCAAATATTTTGCTAACGCGAGCTTGCTAAAGCAATACTGAATGGCAAAACGCGACGAACTACAAATTATTTCTGTACTTAAATAAAAGACGATTTACATAATCTATATGAGCCGTATATAAAACAATACCTTAATGAATTGCAATGAGTTAGAAATAAAGTTTTTGACTTGAACACATCTGTCAATAAGCAAAACAGGATGAATTAGCAGTATTTTGACCGTGGTTTGGCCTGTCATTCCCTATAGCTCACAGTAGCTAATGTCACCTGGCCCATGCTATTAGCCTGTCCAACGACCCACAAACGTGTCCATCCACTgagcagctagctagctaacttcAGTTGATACCAATTCTTGAAAAGTCATTTGTGACTTTCTGGAATTTTCTACGGACCCAGTCAAAGTCGCAGGAGTTGCCGTCCTCTCGCTGTGTGGCCAGATGGTCGCAGATGCCAGGCGTCTTGCGAACAGCTAGAAAAGCTATAGACATGAAAAGCGAGGCTATATAGTATGGCTTCAGCAGCCACTTATACACCTGCGGGAGGTGGTACAGGAAAGCGAATAACGGCGTTAGTAGAGCCATTTTCTATTTAGCCGTGGCACTACAACTAAAACGAGAACAGGCTCCGAAAAACACTTGACCGATGGATGGAGCCGTTAGGTCAATATGAATGCTCAATGCTAGCTGGATGGTTCTTCACAGACTAAAAGTAACCGGATATACCTGTTCTGGTTTAGCTGGATGTTAAAATAAAAGCTTTGATAATTTCATGCCAGGCACCGTGTgacttttaaatgtattttaagtaAACACCTATATTTTGCTTTATATTTTGGTACTTTTGTGAGTTCTTCTCACCGACAGGGGCGTTTTCTAACCCATATCAACATATATCTGTTTTTAATATGAAGGTATAAGACACAACTTCCTGTGTAGCTGTGGCGAAGTCTCGGCGGCTTGGTTCAGCTTGACAGTTTGCAGTCGGCAAAATTGTAAAGAAGTCCTCATTTAAAGGGGCGGAAAGAAGTGCGGAGGTCAATCAGGACGAATGTGGTATAATACGCGCTGATTGGTCAGAGCAGAGAACAGACTGCGAATTGTATGAATAATACCTGTCCCATTGGCCGATGTTTATTAACTTACATTAAGGGTGGCTAAGCTTCAATGTAGTGTTCTTTCATGATTCACTTCTTTGTCTAGCAACGTTTCTAAGTCCAGTACTCACTCAGGACACCAGGGGAGCTTTCAGGGTGTCAGAAGTTCTAAAGGTAGATTCTGTGCACCTCCAACCCAACTCAGAATTATTTTGTGGATAAAGACAGATGGATCATTGCCATATGTTCAAAAATAGCACAgttataatatatattttaaaaaccAACAGCATCATCAGATCAGAAAGAAAAGTTCACTTGTGTTAGCTGCAGCCTTTTTCACCACCTTGTCATCA contains the following coding sequences:
- the tmx2b gene encoding thioredoxin-related transmembrane protein 2-B → MALLTPLFAFLYHLPQVYKWLLKPYYIASLFMSIAFLAVRKTPGICDHLATQREDGNSCDFDWREVEILMFLSAIVMMKNRRAITVEQHVGNIILFSKVANVILFFRLDIRMGLLYLTLCIVFLMTCKPPLYMGPEYIKYFSDKTIDDELDRDTRVTWIVEFFANWSPECQSFASVYADLSLKYNCAGLKFGKVDIGRYGEVSKKYKVSTSPLSKQLPSLVLFQGGKEVMRRPQVDKKGRAVSWSFTEENIIREFNLNELYQKSKKLNKTKGDKVGQSQFPPVPEEEEPEQQEAPAHGQEVESKKDK